The Caretta caretta isolate rCarCar2 chromosome 5, rCarCar1.hap1, whole genome shotgun sequence genome contains a region encoding:
- the LOC125637195 gene encoding interferon beta-like encodes MISRSLLQFCLVLLFSSEISCLDCNRLHVLQIRMNSESFERLEKMGGNFPFQCLNEGIAFKPRDILKLRLSHQENAKVAIQQILQELFHIFNNNLTQAAWNGTSIKEFQNGLHQQIEKLEMCLSAEMEKEVTYPGNENLLLTSLKLKRFFQTIKDFLKEKQYSRCAWEIIRVEISRCFLMLDKLTKRLENEARDASSNDALKTAE; translated from the exons ATGATCAGCAGGAGTTTGCTGCAATTTTGCCTCGTGCTGCTCTTCTCCAGTGAAATCTCATGTCTGGACTGTAACAGGCTGCATGTTCTACAAATCAGAATGAACAGCGAGAGTTTTGAGCGTCTGGAGAAAATGGGTGGCAACTTTCCCTTCCAATGTCTAAATGAAGGGATAGCTTTCAAGCCCAGAGATATCCTCAAGCTCCGACTGTCCCACCAAGAGAATGCCAAGGTAGCCATCCAGCAGATCCTCCAAGAGCTCTTCCATATCTTTAACAACAATCTCACCCAAGCTGCCTGGAATGGGACTTCCATAAAGGAATTCCAAAACGGACTTCACCAGCAGATTGAGAAGCTGGAGATGTGTTTGAGTGCTGAGATGGAAAAGGAGGTAACCTACCCAGGAAATGAGAACCTCCTGCTCACCAGCCTCAAACTGAAGAGATTCTTCCAGACAATAAAGgatttcctgaaagaaaagcaatacaGCCGGTGTGCCTGGGAGATCATCCGTGTGGAAATATCCAGATGTTTCCTCATGCTCGACAAACTCACCAAGAGACTTGAAAATGAAG CACGTGATGCTTCCAGTAATGATGCTCTGAAAACGGCTGAATGA